In a genomic window of Bacillus thermozeamaize:
- a CDS encoding glyoxalase, with amino-acid sequence MKIVVTSVFVDNQEKALEFYTKKLGFVKKHDVPAGSHRWLTLVSPEDPDGVELLLEPNEHPAAREYQKKIFADGIPATMLGVEDVQAEYERLAAEGVKFTMTPTRMGDVTIAVFDDTCGNLIQMIEYK; translated from the coding sequence ATGAAAATCGTGGTCACAAGCGTGTTTGTCGATAACCAGGAAAAGGCGCTCGAGTTTTATACGAAAAAGCTGGGGTTTGTGAAAAAGCACGACGTTCCGGCGGGCAGCCACCGGTGGCTGACGCTGGTCTCCCCCGAGGACCCGGACGGCGTCGAGCTGCTGCTTGAACCGAACGAACATCCCGCCGCGCGGGAGTATCAGAAGAAGATCTTCGCCGACGGGATTCCGGCGACCATGTTGGGCGTGGAGGACGTCCAGGCAGAATATGAACGGCTGGCGGCGGAAGGCGTGAAGTTCACAATGACGCCGACCCGGATGGGCGACGTGACCATCGCGGTGTTCGACGACACGTGCGGCAATCTGATCCAAATGATCGAATACAAATGA